From the Kineosporia sp. NBRC 101731 genome, one window contains:
- a CDS encoding DNRLRE domain-containing protein: protein MSAADEAKLRAKALSAAKPELGKKELVGDRTRMSRTFADPVTGTRVSQLSAAPINFKDAGGDWQPIDNMLKADQTSGGWTNGANDYALQLPKSLAEPVKIVDGGDKGAFVSLELAPDKTPVDELTAPTVQGRAATAVAEAPEVSAKAATVKKAEATYADALPGVDFSYEAIGDAVKETAYVDSLADVEALPGGSLSFTVKTGAGMTLKVKEFGAVDVLGADGKVAFEIPRPVMSDAHGEPSTAITTLVSKDSGGDSWTLTLTPDREWLAAKDRAWPVAIDPTIGVGAPMAACTLQSNRPEAEGPLCSGSEILTQWTADSGNERRALVRFDQLLDVVPADAQIATARLNLFVVNDSAYAASSVDVQALTKAFTTSATWATRDGSAKWTTAGGDRSGDVYERKALTPNGTSQYFDVSRLVQEWTEGGSRYNGFILSKQAKSDDGGLLRFGSVQSSVPPSMCVEWEPRTGVRKGNTAIVTEQLSDRTSISINPATGNATLTTKELSITGSGIDLNVAHTSQSLDTDGIGVNGYGWTSSLTGTRLWPYAGGTTGAAQTMFYRDGAGAQHTYLRNQAVNTRWIRPMGLDKDLSVPDTSHYELTDRKSQTVERFKNIGTTADQIYGLESVADKNGNKITFNYDASARSQIDGTLILRSVTDTRGRNLEVTNFSGYFNDFITDSSGRQVIYNGSNNQLDSITDAPAAPWRTSTTPRTGSPRS, encoded by the coding sequence GGTGGTGACTGGCAGCCGATCGACAACATGTTGAAGGCCGATCAGACCAGTGGCGGGTGGACCAACGGCGCCAACGATTACGCGCTGCAGCTGCCCAAATCCCTGGCCGAGCCGGTCAAGATTGTCGATGGCGGCGACAAGGGCGCATTCGTGTCCTTGGAGCTGGCGCCGGACAAGACCCCGGTCGATGAGCTGACGGCTCCTACGGTTCAAGGTCGGGCGGCCACTGCGGTGGCGGAAGCACCGGAGGTGTCGGCGAAGGCCGCGACGGTCAAGAAGGCTGAAGCGACCTACGCCGATGCGCTGCCGGGTGTCGACTTCTCCTATGAAGCCATTGGAGACGCGGTCAAGGAGACCGCGTACGTTGATTCGCTGGCTGATGTGGAAGCCCTGCCGGGTGGTTCGCTGAGTTTCACGGTGAAGACCGGCGCCGGGATGACGCTGAAGGTCAAGGAGTTCGGGGCTGTCGACGTCCTGGGCGCCGATGGCAAGGTGGCGTTCGAGATCCCGCGGCCGGTGATGAGCGATGCCCACGGTGAGCCCTCGACGGCGATCACGACGCTGGTGAGCAAGGACTCCGGCGGTGATTCGTGGACGTTGACGCTGACGCCGGACCGGGAGTGGCTGGCGGCCAAGGACCGGGCGTGGCCGGTGGCGATCGACCCGACGATCGGGGTCGGGGCGCCGATGGCTGCTTGCACGCTGCAGTCCAACCGGCCCGAGGCTGAGGGCCCGTTGTGCTCGGGGTCGGAGATCCTGACGCAGTGGACGGCTGACTCGGGTAATGAGCGGCGGGCGCTGGTGCGTTTCGACCAGCTCCTGGACGTGGTTCCGGCTGATGCGCAGATCGCGACCGCGCGTCTGAACCTGTTCGTGGTCAACGATTCCGCTTACGCGGCCAGCTCGGTGGATGTGCAGGCGTTGACCAAGGCGTTCACGACCTCGGCGACCTGGGCGACCCGGGACGGTTCGGCGAAGTGGACCACGGCCGGTGGTGACCGCTCGGGTGATGTGTATGAGCGCAAGGCGCTGACGCCCAACGGCACGTCCCAGTACTTCGACGTTTCGCGTCTGGTGCAGGAGTGGACCGAAGGCGGTTCGAGGTACAACGGTTTCATCCTGAGCAAGCAGGCCAAGAGCGATGACGGCGGTCTGCTGAGGTTTGGTTCGGTGCAGTCGAGTGTTCCGCCCTCGATGTGTGTGGAGTGGGAGCCGCGCACGGGTGTGCGTAAGGGCAACACCGCGATCGTGACCGAGCAGCTGTCCGACCGCACCAGCATCAGCATCAACCCGGCCACCGGTAACGCCACGCTGACCACGAAGGAACTGTCGATCACCGGTTCCGGGATCGACCTGAACGTGGCCCACACGTCCCAGTCGCTGGACACCGACGGGATCGGTGTCAACGGCTACGGATGGACGTCCTCGCTGACCGGGACCCGCCTGTGGCCCTACGCCGGTGGCACCACGGGCGCGGCGCAGACGATGTTCTACCGCGACGGCGCCGGCGCCCAGCACACCTACCTGCGTAACCAGGCCGTCAACACCCGCTGGATCCGGCCGATGGGCCTGGACAAGGACCTCTCGGTTCCTGACACCAGTCACTACGAGCTGACCGACCGCAAATCTCAGACGGTCGAGCGGTTCAAGAACATCGGCACCACCGCGGACCAGATCTATGGTCTGGAGTCGGTGGCCGACAAGAACGGCAACAAGATCACTTTCAATTACGACGCTTCGGCGCGGTCGCAGATCGATGGGACGCTGATTCTGCGCTCGGTCACCGACACGCGGGGCCGGAACCTGGAGGTGACGAACTTCTCGGGGTACTTCAACGACTTCATCACCGATTCCTCGGGCCGTCAGGTCATCTACAACGGCAGCAACAACCAGCTGGACTCCATCACCGACGCTCCGGCGGCACCGTGGCGTACGAGTACGACGCCGCGCACCGGGTCACCGCGGTCGTGA